The window CAGTCACCAGTTCCTGTCAGGAACCACAGGAACCAGAGAACACTGCAGGGCCCCAAGCTGCTAGAAGTTGACTGGGATTCTCTTTTTAGTAAGTTGGAATAGTTTGGGAATGTTTTGAATTGGAATTTTTGGGATAGAATAGAAAATGACTTATCGTTGAATGATTTACGTTCATCTAACTCTGTGTTcttcaatcctggtcctggggacccaaaggaaGCACATTTGAGTTTTTGCCCCACCACTCACACACTTTCAactcatcaactcatcatcaacccttgatttgaatcaggtgttttagtgctagggcaaaaaaaacTCAAAATGTGCAACCATTTGGGTCCCTGGGACCAGGATTGAGAAACGCTGATCTAACCCAGATGTGTTGAATTCATGTATTTCCACCAATAGTACTAATGAGTTATAACATTAGTTTTATCATTCACACAGAAGAGAGACAACCTCCACCAGGAGCAGCTAAACAACACCTGGAGAATCAGCAGAAACCCAAGACATTTCATGCCTGTCCAGTGTGTGGAAGACACTGCCAAAAGTTATCCATCCTGCAGATCCACATGAGAATCCACACGGGAGAGAAGCCGTACCCCTGCCCCGACTGTGGCAAGAAGTTCGCTCACCTGGGAGCCATGAGACGACACCACCTCACacacacgggagagaagccttactcctgctctgtgtgtgggaagagtttcacccAATCAGGACATCTGAAAGAGCACCAACAGTCTCACTCCGGAGAGAAGCACCACTGTCTGATCTGTCTGAAACAGTATATCAGAGCAGAAGATCTGAAGATTCACCACAGAGTTCACACGGGAGAAAGGCCCTACCGCTGTGCAGAGTGTGGCAAGAGCTACATCAGGTCAAAGAATCTCCGGGCTCACAAGCTGACTCACCAGAGGACAGGAGGTGGTGGTAAAAGTGACAGGGAGATGGCAGCTACTATCCAGGGTGAGTTGGGAGATCATTTATTAATAATAAACAATGCATAAAGGACTGTGGGTGTCCCGAACAGAGTGAGCCAAGACTTGGACTAAGAAGATCTTttaatggagaatctccattgagaatgcttgttagtccggcactaggcccattgagaatgcttgttagtccggcactaggcccattgagaatgcttgttagtccggcactaggcccattgagaatgcttgttagtccggcactaggcccattgagaatgcttgttagtccggcactaggcccattgagaatgcttgttagtccggcactaggcccattgagaatgcttgttagtccggcactaggcccattgagaatgcttgttagtccggcactaggcccattgagaatgcttgttagtccggcactaggcccattgagaatgcttgttagtccggcactaggcccattgagaatgcttgttagtccggcactaggcccattgagaatgcttgttagtccggcactaggcccattgagaatgcttgttagtccggcactaggcccattgagaatgcttgttagtccggcactaggcccattgagaatgcttgttagtccggcactaggcccattgagaatgcttgttagtccggcactaggcccattgtgtgtctgggaaactgtcccaggagtttttcctgacctGATTATGATTAATTCTACATTTAGACTAAAGATGCCTGTACATCAATAGCTGTGTCATAAATTAACAAGATAtgctttgtctttctctctgcctgccagtgaaagtgaaggaggaggaagaagaggaagaggttggTGGTTTCATCAATgccgaaggagaggaggaagaggaggttggTGGTTTCATTAATGCTGACGGAGAGGAAGTTGGCTGGAGTTTCCCTGATCTCAGTAAGTAGAGGCAGAATGGTGACACAATCAGTTGTATTGGTTGTGTGTTCCaattgacaccctattccttttatagtgcacttatttttgaccagagccctgtggggaatagggtgccattttggacacgaCCTAGATCACTTGTTTGGCTTATTTACCCACCCAATTATTTAACTCACTAATTATCTCCACAGGAGAGTCCGTAATACCAACCTATCTCCATAGGAGAGAGTCCTGTCCATGGctctggtagtctcattataaccaaAATACCAACCAGTGAGAGTTAaaattatgttttcgaatgacatccccaggAGGTAAAAATATTTTGTGAAAactatagtggtcctaaaacgaaaACTTGAGGAACACCGAGAATTTAGGGCCAGtcatctacaaattctatcttttgggagggcagaaaacagtttaaCCAGCGTATTGAgatgtgagactctgctgtagttcaggcgtctcagaccccgtaacaggaggaggagagaccagagaaggttcggcgtctcagaccctgtaacaggaggaggagagaccagagaaggttcggcgtctcagaccccgtaacaggaggagagaccagagaaggttcgcgtctcagaccccgtaacaggaggagtagagaccagagaggctcggcctctgaccggttgcttaatggggaaaaccggttgaatgAGCGTCACCGGTTGAGCATGCcaacagcatttccttccagaagccatggGAAAGTTGTCTGGCTGCGGGAACCGTGCGATGGGATTTATACTCCTATCTgcacttactggtggcacagacgctgtttcatcctttcctacactgaaattaccctctgCCTCACGATGgcatctgaagctgggcttgcaacacagctatcctcaccataaggcgatcgttgtcctgtatattatgagtacagcgactgcaattagaaggcatcatgttaatgttactactgagcttcggctggtggaggtcctgtagaatcACGTCCAGAGAAAGCGTCCGGGGTTGAAAAGTTGAATGGGGGAAAAAAAATTGTGAGGACAAAACTAAGACGTTGGTAAATTTGTTAAATGCAAAGTTTTAATTAAATGGTTAATGAAAGTAAAACAAAATGAAAAGTTTAGCAGGTAGCCGAGAAGCAACAAAATGGTTATATataacccataataacaacctctctacaggagtcctggtagtctcattataacccataataacaacctctctacaggagtcctggtattctcattataacccataataccaacctctctacaggagtcctggtagtctcattataacccataataccaacctctctctacagaaGTCCTGGtattctcattataacccataataccaacctctctctacaggagtcctggtagtctcattataacccataataacaacctctctacaggagtcctggtattctcattataacccataataacaacctctctacaggagtcctggtattctcattataacccataataccaacctctctctacagaaGTCCTGGtattctcattataacccataataccaacctctctctacaggagtcctggtag of the Oncorhynchus gorbuscha isolate QuinsamMale2020 ecotype Even-year unplaced genomic scaffold, OgorEven_v1.0 Un_scaffold_14869, whole genome shotgun sequence genome contains:
- the LOC124030744 gene encoding zinc finger protein 587-like, producing MRIHTGEKPYPCPDCGKKFAHLGAMRRHHLTHTGEKPYSCSVCGKSFTQSGHLKEHQQSHSGEKHHCLICLKQYIRAEDLKIHHRVHTGERPYRCAECGKSYIRSKNLRAHKLTHQRTGGGGKSDREMAATIQVKVKEEEEEEEVGGFINAEGEEEEEVGGFINADGEEVGWSFPDLSESPVHDSGSEGGSPLHHTPT